A single genomic interval of uncultured Pseudodesulfovibrio sp. harbors:
- the metE gene encoding 5-methyltetrahydropteroyltriglutamate--homocysteine S-methyltransferase: MNAHVLGFPRMGLNRELKWALEKYWRGEIPETDLVSVADELKQRHWNIQAASGMDLLPVGDFSLYDHILDTIAMLGSVPERFGWDGKEISHKTYFHMARGDAEKSIPAMEMTKWFDSNYHYIVPELSPDTPFKKNNSRLLADVQAIRALGHTPKPVLIGPLTFLLLAKEIDGCNRWDHLERMTNVYCDILSELAPLCPWIQIDEPILCTDIPDEARQAFTFAYSKFRAVANSSRLLLTTYFGDLGDNLELAMSLPVDGIHVDLVRGPNQLEDVLSKLPPNFTLSLGLVDGRNIWKTDLEAAATKLNIVRQRVKENKIMVGSSCSLLHSPVDINAEETLDPALKQWMAFAVQKCEEIAALKQAASGAGTPPLFAKNKAALLARAAHADVVDSQTRERLQAVTPDMFERTSAFAERSVIQRERLDLPLFPTTTIGSYPQTAEIRKTRLAFRKGELSESQYREEMQGSISEVVERQEELGLDVLVHGEPERNDMVEYFGQQLKGFCFTSNGWVQSYGSRCVKPPIIYGDVSRPKKMTVDWAVYAQSLTDRHMKGMLTGPVTILCWSFVRNDIPRSEVCRQIALAIRDEVVDLEAAGIGIIQIDEAALREGMPIRKADQDEYLRWAVDCFRLTASGVKDSTQIHSHMCYSEFNVIMKWIAEMDADVISIEASRSRMELLDAFDAYQYPAEIGPGVYDIHSPRVPGADEIYWLLQKALKVIPSERLWVNPDCGLKTRAWPETLDSLRNMVSATDRLRNEYTQ, from the coding sequence ATGAACGCGCACGTATTAGGTTTTCCCAGAATGGGACTCAACCGCGAATTGAAATGGGCCCTTGAGAAGTATTGGCGAGGCGAAATCCCGGAAACCGACCTTGTTTCCGTTGCCGACGAACTCAAACAGCGGCACTGGAATATTCAGGCCGCATCCGGCATGGACCTGTTGCCTGTCGGTGATTTTTCCCTCTACGACCACATTCTTGACACCATCGCCATGCTGGGAAGTGTCCCTGAACGGTTTGGGTGGGACGGGAAAGAAATCAGCCACAAGACCTACTTCCATATGGCCAGAGGTGATGCCGAAAAGAGCATCCCCGCCATGGAAATGACCAAGTGGTTTGATTCCAATTACCATTACATCGTCCCGGAACTGTCCCCGGACACGCCCTTCAAGAAGAACAACTCGCGCCTGCTGGCCGATGTGCAGGCAATCAGGGCGCTCGGACACACGCCGAAGCCTGTTCTGATCGGCCCCCTCACCTTCCTGCTGCTGGCAAAGGAGATCGACGGATGCAACCGCTGGGATCACCTTGAACGTATGACCAATGTGTACTGCGACATCCTCTCCGAGCTCGCCCCGCTTTGCCCGTGGATTCAGATCGACGAACCGATACTGTGCACGGACATCCCGGATGAAGCCAGACAGGCTTTCACATTCGCCTATTCCAAATTCAGGGCCGTTGCCAACAGCTCCCGCCTGCTCCTGACCACCTACTTCGGCGACCTCGGCGACAACCTTGAACTGGCAATGTCCCTGCCCGTGGACGGCATCCATGTCGATCTGGTTCGCGGCCCGAATCAGCTTGAGGACGTCTTGTCCAAACTCCCCCCGAACTTCACGCTCTCCCTCGGTCTGGTGGACGGTAGAAACATATGGAAAACAGACCTTGAAGCTGCCGCAACCAAACTGAATATCGTCCGGCAGCGGGTCAAGGAAAACAAGATCATGGTGGGTTCAAGCTGCTCGCTGCTCCATTCCCCGGTGGATATCAACGCTGAAGAGACACTCGATCCGGCACTGAAACAGTGGATGGCCTTTGCCGTACAGAAATGCGAAGAAATCGCCGCCCTGAAACAGGCTGCATCCGGAGCGGGTACACCGCCGCTTTTCGCCAAGAACAAGGCAGCCCTTCTGGCAAGGGCGGCACATGCCGATGTCGTTGACTCACAGACTCGTGAACGACTTCAGGCCGTGACACCGGATATGTTCGAACGCACATCCGCCTTTGCCGAACGCTCGGTCATTCAGCGAGAGCGGCTCGACCTCCCCCTTTTCCCGACCACGACCATCGGTTCGTATCCACAGACCGCTGAAATCCGTAAAACCCGTCTGGCATTCAGAAAGGGCGAACTGTCCGAGAGCCAGTATAGAGAGGAAATGCAGGGCAGCATTTCCGAGGTCGTCGAACGTCAGGAAGAGCTGGGGTTGGACGTTCTGGTTCACGGTGAACCGGAGCGGAACGACATGGTCGAATACTTCGGCCAGCAACTCAAGGGATTCTGCTTCACCTCAAACGGCTGGGTGCAGAGCTACGGAAGCCGATGCGTCAAGCCGCCCATCATATATGGAGATGTATCCCGCCCGAAAAAAATGACCGTGGACTGGGCTGTGTACGCGCAAAGCCTGACAGACAGGCACATGAAGGGAATGCTGACCGGCCCGGTTACCATTCTGTGCTGGAGCTTTGTCCGCAACGACATTCCCAGAAGCGAAGTCTGCCGCCAGATCGCGCTCGCCATCCGAGATGAAGTCGTTGACCTCGAAGCCGCCGGAATCGGCATCATCCAAATCGACGAAGCCGCCCTCCGGGAAGGCATGCCCATAAGAAAAGCCGATCAGGATGAATACCTGCGCTGGGCCGTGGATTGCTTCAGGCTGACGGCCAGCGGCGTCAAGGACAGCACGCAGATTCACTCGCACATGTGCTACAGCGAATTCAACGTCATCATGAAGTGGATCGCTGAAATGGACGCCGACGTCATCAGTATCGAGGCAAGCCGCAGCCGCATGGAACTGCTCGACGCCTTCGACGCCTACCAGTACCCCGCCGAGATCGGGCCGGGAGTCTACGACATCCACAGCCCGAGGGTGCCCGGAGCCGACGAAATATACTGGCTCCTGCAAAAAGCGCTGAAAGTCATTCCTTCGGAACGGCTATGGGTCAACCCGGACTGCGGACTCAAAACACGCGCTTGGCCGGAAACCCTCGATTCCCTGCGAAACATGGTCTCAGCCACCGATCGCCTGAGAAACGAATACACTCAATAG
- the phnD gene encoding phosphate/phosphite/phosphonate ABC transporter substrate-binding protein: protein MLKKCMILCVMAFMLVMSVNAFAADGEMSVLDTMYTDKDGDLVADFAEEGNCKDPSTLVFTYTPVEDPAVYKDAFADFQEYLSKATGKRVIYYTVQSNAAEVEAMRSGKLHIAGFSTGPTGFAVNLAGYVPIAVKGYPDGFQGYNLIVVVKKDSPIQKMEDLKGKKVAHTSASSNSGNLAPRALFPPLGITPDKDYTVVYSGKHDQSILGVAHGDYDAAPVASDVYDRMVAAGRVDKDALRIIYRSPKFPTSSFGISSQLCPELAQKIIGAFRTYRFPESMQKSFKGADRFYPITYMQDWKVIREIADATGTSYNKAGLKAMAAKEAAKKAKKKK, encoded by the coding sequence ATGCTCAAAAAATGCATGATCCTGTGTGTCATGGCGTTTATGCTGGTCATGTCCGTCAATGCCTTTGCGGCCGACGGTGAAATGTCCGTTCTGGATACGATGTACACCGACAAGGACGGCGATCTGGTCGCCGACTTCGCGGAAGAAGGGAACTGCAAGGATCCCAGCACGCTCGTATTCACCTACACCCCGGTCGAAGACCCCGCTGTCTACAAGGATGCCTTTGCAGACTTTCAGGAATACCTGAGCAAGGCCACCGGCAAGCGCGTCATCTACTACACCGTCCAGTCCAACGCCGCAGAAGTCGAGGCCATGCGCTCCGGCAAGCTGCACATCGCAGGTTTCTCCACCGGCCCCACCGGCTTTGCCGTCAACCTCGCAGGTTACGTGCCCATCGCCGTCAAGGGCTACCCCGATGGATTCCAGGGCTACAACCTGATCGTGGTTGTCAAAAAAGACAGCCCCATCCAGAAAATGGAAGACCTCAAGGGCAAGAAAGTGGCTCACACTTCCGCTTCCTCGAACTCCGGCAACCTGGCCCCCCGCGCCCTGTTCCCTCCGCTGGGCATCACCCCGGACAAGGACTACACCGTTGTCTACTCCGGCAAGCATGACCAGTCCATCCTCGGCGTAGCTCATGGTGACTACGACGCCGCTCCCGTGGCTTCCGACGTTTACGACCGCATGGTCGCCGCCGGTCGTGTGGACAAGGACGCCCTGCGTATCATCTACCGCAGCCCCAAGTTCCCCACTTCCTCCTTCGGCATCTCCAGCCAGCTCTGTCCGGAACTGGCCCAGAAGATCATCGGCGCTTTCAGAACCTACCGCTTCCCCGAAAGCATGCAGAAATCCTTCAAGGGTGCTGACCGCTTCTACCCCATCACCTACATGCAGGACTGGAAAGTCATCCGCGAAATCGCCGATGCCACCGGCACCAGCTACAATAAGGCAGGCCTGAAGGCCATGGCAGCCAAAGAAGCAGCCAAAAAAGCCAAGAAAAAGAAATAA
- the phnC gene encoding phosphonate ABC transporter ATP-binding protein — MNNQNNNGNGGDTPRSLIVKDVVKEYVAGKPVLKGISFEVTGRSTVAIIGPSGTGKSTLLRCINRLIEPTDGEIHVAGQDITKLSGSELRHARHYIGMVFQEFNLVERLSVIENVLCGRLGFTPVWRAWLRKYPQADIDRAYELIEKVGLGDFVTARADSLSGGQRQRVGIARAVMQNPDIIMADEPTSSLDPKTSVEIMELLNEFSRVQNIPLIINIHDVNLAKRFADRIIGMSKGHVVFDGKPDELQDSHLKEIYGGEDWLA; from the coding sequence GTGAACAATCAAAACAACAATGGGAATGGGGGGGACACCCCCCGTTCCCTTATCGTTAAAGACGTCGTCAAGGAATATGTTGCAGGAAAGCCCGTTCTCAAAGGCATCTCCTTTGAAGTGACCGGCCGCAGCACTGTCGCCATCATCGGCCCGTCCGGTACTGGCAAGAGCACGCTGCTCCGCTGCATCAACCGGCTCATCGAACCGACCGACGGTGAAATCCACGTCGCAGGACAGGACATCACCAAGCTCTCCGGCAGCGAACTGCGCCACGCCCGCCACTACATCGGCATGGTCTTTCAGGAGTTCAACCTTGTCGAACGGCTGTCGGTCATTGAAAACGTCCTGTGCGGACGCCTCGGCTTCACCCCGGTGTGGCGTGCATGGCTGAGAAAATACCCGCAAGCGGACATCGACCGCGCTTACGAGCTGATCGAAAAGGTCGGTCTCGGCGATTTCGTCACCGCCCGTGCGGACAGCCTGTCCGGCGGCCAGCGCCAGCGCGTCGGCATCGCCCGCGCCGTGATGCAGAATCCAGACATCATCATGGCTGACGAACCGACATCCTCGCTCGACCCCAAGACGTCCGTGGAAATCATGGAGCTGCTGAACGAATTCTCGCGCGTGCAGAACATCCCCCTGATCATCAACATTCACGACGTGAACCTTGCCAAGCGCTTTGCAGACCGCATCATCGGCATGAGCAAGGGCCACGTGGTATTCGACGGCAAGCCCGACGAACTTCAGGACAGTCACCTCAAGGAAATCTACGGTGGGGAGGACTGGCTGGCATGA
- the phnE gene encoding phosphonate ABC transporter, permease protein PhnE encodes MTAHSAATRRPFKPSWLARLGWALVILYAIYAVSALDISWSRFVDGLGNGAKFIGELFPPNFDRWKLLVENLLETVEIAVIASAFGIFLSLPIGLLAARNLMPPWATWPARTIICICRSFHPVIFAILFVKAVGFGPMAGILTLVFASIGFIGKLFAEAIEEISLKPVEACKAAGAPFMSVLIYAVMPQVLNRFIGFATYQFDANIRNSTMVGIVGAGGIGGTLFAAFQRYDYDFLCAILISIIGLIMISEFLAVRIKGVFND; translated from the coding sequence ATGACCGCGCATTCCGCTGCAACGAGACGCCCCTTCAAACCCAGTTGGCTCGCCCGACTCGGATGGGCACTCGTCATCCTCTACGCCATCTACGCTGTCTCGGCCCTGGATATCTCCTGGTCGCGATTCGTGGACGGCCTCGGCAACGGCGCGAAATTCATCGGCGAACTGTTCCCGCCCAACTTCGACCGCTGGAAGCTCCTTGTGGAGAATCTTCTGGAAACCGTGGAAATCGCGGTCATCGCCTCGGCGTTCGGCATCTTCCTGTCCCTGCCCATCGGGCTGCTTGCGGCACGCAACCTGATGCCGCCGTGGGCCACATGGCCTGCGCGCACCATCATCTGCATCTGCCGCTCCTTCCATCCGGTGATCTTCGCCATCCTGTTCGTCAAGGCAGTCGGCTTCGGTCCCATGGCAGGCATTCTGACTCTCGTATTCGCATCCATCGGTTTTATCGGCAAACTCTTTGCCGAGGCCATCGAAGAGATATCCCTCAAGCCAGTGGAGGCCTGCAAGGCCGCCGGCGCACCGTTCATGAGTGTGCTCATCTACGCTGTCATGCCGCAGGTCCTGAATCGGTTCATCGGCTTTGCCACCTACCAGTTCGACGCCAACATCCGTAACTCCACCATGGTAGGCATCGTCGGAGCGGGCGGTATCGGCGGCACACTGTTCGCCGCATTCCAGCGTTACGACTACGACTTCCTCTGCGCCATCCTGATCTCCATCATCGGACTCATCATGATCAGTGAATTCCTCGCCGTAAGGATCAAGGGGGTATTCAATGACTAA
- the phnE gene encoding phosphonate ABC transporter, permease protein PhnE, whose translation MTKHYEWERFTPAQRMARFAIYLGAVIALVMSMRTVEVIPEFLYDAPEQIVDLFTRMWPLDTAHYAVGVHDALIETLNIASLGTVLALFMAFPVGLMAASNITKVPALNWFAKLILVSSRSVNSLVWAILFVAVFGPGALAGTVAIGFRSIGFCGKLLAEALEECNPGPIEALKAAGAPWPTIIIKGYWPQVAPAFWGITLFRWDINVRESSVIGLVGAGGIGVALDTALNLFNWDQVSLILLCIFTIVIAAEVFVTKIRERII comes from the coding sequence ATGACTAAGCACTACGAATGGGAACGATTCACCCCGGCACAAAGAATGGCACGCTTTGCCATCTACCTCGGCGCGGTCATCGCACTGGTCATGTCCATGCGGACCGTGGAAGTCATCCCGGAGTTCCTCTACGACGCTCCCGAGCAGATCGTGGACCTCTTCACCCGTATGTGGCCGCTGGATACCGCGCACTATGCCGTCGGTGTCCATGACGCACTCATCGAGACCCTGAACATCGCCTCCCTGGGTACCGTGCTCGCACTGTTCATGGCATTCCCGGTGGGACTCATGGCCGCAAGCAACATCACCAAAGTCCCGGCGCTCAACTGGTTCGCGAAGCTGATCCTCGTATCCTCGCGTTCCGTCAACTCGCTCGTCTGGGCCATCCTGTTCGTGGCTGTTTTCGGCCCCGGCGCACTCGCCGGAACCGTTGCCATCGGGTTCCGTTCCATCGGTTTCTGCGGCAAGCTGCTCGCCGAAGCGCTCGAGGAGTGCAATCCCGGCCCGATCGAAGCCCTCAAGGCAGCGGGCGCACCATGGCCCACCATCATCATCAAGGGCTACTGGCCGCAAGTCGCACCGGCATTCTGGGGCATCACCCTGTTCCGCTGGGACATCAACGTCCGCGAATCCTCGGTCATCGGCCTTGTCGGCGCAGGCGGTATCGGCGTCGCTCTCGACACCGCGCTGAATCTGTTCAACTGGGATCAGGTCTCCCTCATCCTGCTGTGCATCTTCACCATCGTCATCGCCGCCGAAGTGTTCGTTACCAAAATCCGCGAACGCATCATCTAG
- a CDS encoding HAD family phosphatase has protein sequence MKKTIRAVFWDMDGTLIDTEDLHYEVIRDWCAGHGLDLTPEDNLQLIAKTMQEKWALLESRLDASATEAGFRKDCEDWYIDRLTADKGLERSLVVVRKLAAQGVLQACVSNGEEAVVRANIDILGLTDIFKFFVSGKDCEQGKPAPAPYLLAAKKAGFEPERCIAVEDSPVGMQSARAAGCVVCGWPHDPEADLDYDHLLKTGDEFPFRLLD, from the coding sequence ATGAAGAAAACAATACGCGCCGTATTCTGGGATATGGACGGAACCCTCATTGATACCGAGGACTTGCACTATGAAGTCATTCGTGACTGGTGCGCCGGACACGGACTGGACCTGACCCCGGAAGACAATCTTCAGCTTATCGCCAAGACCATGCAGGAGAAATGGGCGCTTCTCGAATCCCGTCTTGATGCGTCTGCCACGGAAGCCGGTTTTCGCAAGGATTGCGAAGATTGGTACATTGATCGCCTTACCGCGGACAAGGGACTTGAACGGTCGCTCGTCGTCGTCAGGAAGCTTGCCGCACAGGGTGTTTTGCAGGCATGCGTTTCCAATGGCGAAGAAGCTGTGGTCCGGGCCAACATCGATATTCTCGGGTTGACCGATATTTTCAAGTTCTTTGTGAGCGGCAAGGACTGTGAACAGGGCAAGCCCGCGCCGGCCCCGTACCTGCTTGCAGCCAAGAAGGCCGGTTTCGAGCCGGAACGCTGCATCGCTGTGGAGGACTCCCCGGTCGGCATGCAGTCTGCCCGTGCCGCGGGCTGCGTGGTCTGCGGTTGGCCGCATGATCCTGAAGCCGATCTCGATTACGATCACCTGCTCAAGACCGGAGACGAATTTCCGTTCAGACTGCTGGATTAG
- a CDS encoding (Fe-S)-binding protein, with translation MGEAAVLAVEPQKSEFMEKVQELLPEGGNLNMCLTCGACSSGCPATGLEDMNPRKFLRLAAMGQEEAITSTPWVWLCTMCRRCVHACPMNVDIPQLVYLCRQSWPREERPKGILGSCEQALNTPGNSAMGASSEDFKFVVEDVLEEVRESQPGMENLQASVDRKGAYYFLNQNSREPVTEPDEMVPLWKILNLVGADWTYSTKGWAAENYCMFLADDEAWETVVRNKAKAVEDLGCKVWLNTEUGHEFYAVRAGLQKFNVEHNFEMESIIRLYARWIREGKLPVNSDWNKDRGVTFTVQDPCQLVRKSLGDPVADDLRFVVRSVVGEENFIDMWPNKSNNYCCGGGGGFLQSGYGDARRDYGRIKLDQILQTGADYCIAPCHNCHSQIHDLSEHFEAGFPVVHLWTLICLSLGILGENEREYLGDDLKEVGL, from the coding sequence ATGGGCGAAGCCGCCGTACTTGCCGTTGAGCCGCAGAAATCGGAATTCATGGAAAAGGTGCAGGAGTTGTTGCCTGAGGGCGGCAACCTGAACATGTGCCTCACTTGCGGGGCGTGTTCATCCGGTTGTCCTGCCACCGGGCTTGAAGACATGAACCCGCGAAAGTTCCTCCGCCTCGCTGCCATGGGGCAGGAGGAAGCTATCACGTCAACGCCGTGGGTCTGGCTCTGTACCATGTGCCGCCGCTGCGTGCATGCCTGTCCCATGAACGTGGATATCCCCCAGCTCGTGTATCTCTGCCGCCAGTCGTGGCCGCGTGAGGAACGCCCCAAGGGTATTCTCGGCTCCTGTGAACAGGCGCTCAATACGCCGGGTAACAGTGCCATGGGTGCATCGAGCGAGGATTTCAAGTTCGTTGTCGAAGACGTGCTTGAAGAGGTGCGTGAATCCCAGCCCGGAATGGAGAACTTGCAGGCATCCGTGGACCGAAAGGGGGCGTACTATTTTCTGAATCAGAATTCGCGTGAGCCGGTCACCGAGCCGGACGAGATGGTCCCGCTGTGGAAGATACTGAATCTGGTCGGTGCAGATTGGACCTACAGCACGAAGGGCTGGGCAGCCGAGAACTACTGCATGTTCCTTGCCGATGACGAGGCGTGGGAAACCGTGGTTCGCAACAAGGCCAAGGCCGTGGAGGATCTGGGGTGCAAGGTCTGGCTCAACACGGAGTGAGGACACGAATTCTACGCAGTCCGGGCCGGACTGCAAAAGTTCAATGTCGAGCATAATTTTGAAATGGAAAGCATCATCCGGCTGTATGCCCGCTGGATTCGGGAGGGCAAGCTCCCGGTCAATTCCGACTGGAACAAGGATCGCGGAGTGACGTTCACGGTTCAGGACCCCTGCCAGTTGGTACGAAAATCACTTGGGGACCCCGTGGCCGATGACCTTCGATTCGTGGTTCGTTCGGTGGTGGGTGAGGAAAACTTCATCGACATGTGGCCGAACAAATCCAACAACTACTGCTGCGGCGGCGGTGGTGGATTCCTGCAATCCGGCTACGGCGATGCGCGCAGGGATTATGGCCGCATCAAACTTGATCAGATTCTCCAGACCGGGGCGGACTATTGCATAGCTCCCTGTCATAACTGCCATTCACAGATTCATGACTTGAGCGAGCATTTTGAAGCCGGCTTCCCGGTGGTGCACCTTTGGACGTTGATATGCCTGTCGCTCGGCATATTGGGTGAGAACGAGCGTGAGTATCTTGGCGATGATCTGAAAGAGGTCGGTTTGTAA
- a CDS encoding sigma 54-interacting transcriptional regulator — protein MDAKVDSAELRLILDSVALGVFAVDRDWNITFFNREAERITGYGADEAVGRKCRDIFGAERCVKRCHLRQAMQSGRSVLKARFEILNRNNRRIPVEITAAVLSDADGNVVGGVESILDLTARQALEKCVRQSYRFSDIVGRDPVMRQLFDTVEVVAPTDATVLLQGETGTGKDLLARVIHNLGPRSAGPYVKVNCAAIPANLFESELFGYRRGAFTDARQDKPGLFAKAQGGTIFLDEVGDIPLESQAKLLQVLDEQAYLPLGATSPESVDVRLMAATNVDLADRVERGAFRSDLYYRLRVVELSLPPLRERRCDIPLLIEHFTEEFAARQIKHVREPGPRAMQLLLNYDYPGNVRELRHVIERGVILTTSDQIRAVDLPQSLKDFSGESVPGAAGKSGEDERERLRRELDRHNWNVTDTARALGINRTTLWRQRKKFGL, from the coding sequence ATGGATGCGAAAGTCGATTCCGCGGAACTGAGACTGATTCTGGACAGCGTCGCCCTCGGTGTTTTCGCCGTTGACAGGGATTGGAACATCACCTTTTTCAACCGCGAGGCCGAGCGTATCACAGGGTATGGCGCAGACGAGGCCGTGGGCAGGAAATGCCGCGACATCTTCGGTGCCGAGCGGTGCGTCAAACGATGTCATCTCCGGCAGGCCATGCAGTCGGGGCGGAGTGTCCTCAAGGCCCGTTTTGAAATCCTGAACAGAAACAATCGGCGTATTCCCGTGGAAATCACGGCGGCAGTGCTGTCCGATGCGGACGGCAACGTGGTCGGTGGTGTGGAATCCATCCTTGACCTGACAGCGCGGCAGGCTCTGGAAAAATGCGTACGGCAGTCGTACCGTTTTTCCGACATCGTCGGGCGCGATCCCGTCATGCGGCAGTTGTTCGATACGGTGGAGGTCGTGGCCCCCACTGACGCCACCGTGCTCCTTCAGGGGGAGACCGGTACCGGCAAGGATCTGCTGGCGCGGGTCATTCACAATCTCGGACCGCGTTCAGCCGGACCCTATGTCAAAGTCAACTGTGCCGCCATTCCAGCCAATCTTTTCGAGTCCGAGCTGTTCGGCTACCGCCGGGGAGCTTTTACCGATGCCCGACAGGACAAACCCGGCCTGTTTGCCAAGGCGCAGGGCGGAACCATTTTCCTCGACGAGGTCGGGGATATTCCGCTGGAGTCGCAGGCCAAGCTGTTGCAGGTTCTGGACGAGCAGGCGTATCTTCCGCTCGGCGCGACTTCGCCGGAGTCCGTGGACGTGCGGCTCATGGCCGCCACCAATGTCGATCTGGCTGACCGTGTGGAACGGGGGGCGTTTCGATCTGACCTGTATTACCGGCTGCGGGTGGTGGAGCTGAGCCTGCCCCCACTGCGTGAGCGGCGGTGCGACATCCCCCTGCTTATCGAGCATTTCACTGAAGAATTCGCCGCCAGACAGATCAAACATGTTCGGGAACCTGGTCCACGCGCCATGCAACTGCTGCTGAACTATGATTATCCCGGCAATGTGCGCGAATTACGCCACGTCATCGAACGTGGCGTCATTCTGACGACTTCGGATCAGATACGGGCTGTGGATCTTCCGCAGTCACTCAAGGATTTTTCCGGAGAGAGCGTGCCGGGGGCTGCCGGGAAAAGCGGTGAAGATGAACGGGAGCGGCTGCGCCGGGAGCTTGACCGTCACAACTGGAATGTGACCGACACGGCCCGCGCCCTTGGAATCAACCGCACAACGCTCTGGCGGCAGCGGAAGAAATTCGGCCTGTAG
- a CDS encoding alpha/beta hydrolase — MKIKACLFTAFLLFSMTALATGSEGQYDPSVPRPTMSNVSYGPHERNILDFWKAPSDEPAPLVFVIHGGSWAFGSKERVHRSVDVGTLLENGISVVAINYRFLSQAGNVFPPVAVPLHDAARALQFVRSKASEWNVDTTRIGAAGGSAGACTSLWLAYHDDLAVPDSNNPVARESTRLSCVAAKDAQTTLDPVQMKAWTPNSRYGGEAFGQKDFEQFLAKRESLLPWISEYSPYVLAGPEAPPVALFYLAPPSMGQPQEDPTHTANFGVGFKEHCRKLGIECELVYPDAPEVKFATVEDFLIAKLKGVVGFPKGGRGQAGNRIREGSCSL; from the coding sequence ATGAAAATCAAAGCATGCCTTTTCACCGCCTTTCTTTTGTTCAGCATGACCGCCTTGGCTACAGGTTCGGAAGGACAATATGATCCTTCGGTCCCACGGCCCACCATGTCCAACGTCAGCTACGGTCCCCATGAACGCAACATTCTTGATTTCTGGAAAGCTCCGTCTGATGAACCTGCGCCGCTGGTCTTCGTGATTCATGGCGGCAGCTGGGCGTTTGGGAGCAAGGAGCGGGTCCATCGTTCCGTTGATGTGGGCACGCTGCTGGAAAACGGCATTTCCGTTGTCGCGATCAATTACCGGTTCCTTTCTCAGGCCGGAAATGTTTTTCCCCCTGTAGCGGTGCCCCTGCACGATGCGGCTCGGGCGTTGCAGTTTGTCCGCAGCAAAGCCAGCGAGTGGAATGTCGATACGACCCGCATTGGTGCGGCTGGCGGATCGGCTGGTGCGTGCACCTCTCTCTGGCTGGCCTATCATGACGATCTTGCCGTCCCGGACAGCAACAATCCAGTCGCAAGGGAATCCACCCGTCTGTCTTGCGTTGCCGCCAAGGATGCTCAAACGACATTGGACCCGGTACAGATGAAAGCATGGACTCCGAACAGTCGGTATGGCGGCGAAGCCTTCGGTCAAAAGGATTTCGAACAATTTCTTGCCAAGCGGGAGAGTCTTCTGCCGTGGATTTCGGAATATTCGCCGTATGTTCTGGCTGGCCCGGAGGCTCCGCCGGTCGCCCTGTTCTACCTTGCGCCGCCTTCCATGGGACAGCCGCAGGAGGACCCGACGCATACAGCCAATTTCGGTGTCGGTTTCAAGGAACATTGCAGGAAACTCGGTATTGAGTGTGAACTCGTGTATCCCGATGCGCCGGAAGTGAAATTTGCGACTGTGGAAGATTTCCTGATCGCAAAACTGAAGGGTGTTGTTGGTTTTCCCAAAGGCGGAAGAGGGCAGGCTGGTAACCGAATAAGAGAAGGAAGTTGCTCTCTTTGA